In Pyricularia oryzae 70-15 chromosome 2, whole genome shotgun sequence, one genomic interval encodes:
- a CDS encoding abhydrolase domain-containing protein 12, which translates to MDLSPLWTTLYVLAGILGSYIAFVALLTIPACQNQVIYLNAVTLTWFKNVSIPEQWGFLHNQVTPFTLKTPDGETLHAWHILPLGLYEQHEHELVKEPEGIAPDITNRLSFQLLRDDPEALLVLYFHGAAGTLASGFRPPCYRAISASSPYKIHVVAIDYRGFGSSSGAPSEAGLLTDALTLASWAADTAGMPPSRIVLFGQSLGTGVAISLAHHLALRPTEPIFFRGMVLVAPFADVELLTATYRVAGTIPLLSPVARFPRLLALLNRFIKSKWRSREKLAALIRTAEEERGGAGRRYHVDIMHAEDDYDIPWSHSEHLYHAAVDAARAGGGGVSFEELDREKGATRRALGAGGWVACHETARGVVREHILKHGLHDVIMSFPVIGLAIARAFRGA; encoded by the coding sequence ATGGACCTTTCACCTCTTTGGACGACTTTGTACGTCCTGGCAGGCATCCTGGGATCGTACATTGCCTTTGTTGCCCTCCTCACGATACCCGCCTGTCAAAATCAGGTCATCTACCTCAACGCCGTCACGCTTACATGGTTCAAGAATGTGTCAATTCCTGAACAATGGGGGTTCCTTCACAACCAAGTGACCCCCTTCACTCTGAAAACTCCAGATGGCGAAACCCTGCATGCTTGGCACATCTTGCCGCTGGGTCTTTATGAGCAACATGAGCATGAACTCGtcaaggagcccgagggAATCGCTCCAGATATCACCAACCGTCTATCCTTCCAACTACTGCGCGATGACCCTGAGGCTCTGCTAGTGCTCTACTTCCACGGCGCAGCCGGCACTCTCGCCTCGGGCTTCCGCCCACCCTGCTACCGAGCcatctcggcctcgtcgcccTACAAGATCCACGTCGTCGCCATTGACTATCGAGGGTTCGGCTCCAGTAGTGGAGCCCCCTCAGAAGCAGGCTTGCTCACCGATGCCTTGACGCTGGCCTCTTGGGCTGCAGACACGGCCGGCATGCCGCCGTCACGGATTGTCCTGTTTGGCCAGTCGCTGGGCACCGGCGTGGCCATCTCCCTAGCCCACCACCTAGCGCTGAGGCCGACGGAGCCCATATTTTTCAGGGGCATGGTTCTGGTCGCCCCCTTTGCGGACGTCGAGCTCCTGACGGCCACGTACCGCGTAGCGGGCACGATCCCGCTCCTCAGCCCAGTGGCGCGCTTCCCGCGgctgctggcgctgctgaACAGATTCATCAAGTCCAAATGGCGAAGCAGAGAGAAGCTCGCAGCCCTCATCAggacggccgaggaggaacgTGGCGGGGCGGGGCGGCGGTATCACGTTGATATAATGCACGCCGAGGACGACTACGACATACCATGGTCGCACAGCGAGCACCTCTACCACGCGGCCGTGGAtgcggccagggccgggggcggcggcgtctcTTTCGAGGAGCTGGATAGGGAGAAGGGCGCGACCAGGAGGGCTTTGGGCGCGGGCGGGTGGGTGGCTTGTCACGAGACGGCGAGGGGCGTGGTGAGGGAGCACATACTCAAGCATGGGCTGCACGACGTCATCATGTCGTTTCCAGTGATTGGGCTGGCTATTGCGAGGGCATTTCGGGGTGCTTGA
- a CDS encoding oxidoreductase — MATAAKIPVIDLASKDEAQVAKDLVDAAVEHGFVYIKNQGNDIPVDAIDGAFDLARKLFASPMEEKASCPIQKDNRGYSGMHVETLDPANQRVGDFKEAFNFGECKDGKPQQPLPPALTPHAHQIGAFFDYCYRLALRLNTLLGIGLATDPPSFFRDAHLRERGPSGSILRMLHYPPLGDAAGASADDVRAGAHSDYGSLTLLFRLRGQAGLEILTPEGSWAPVPVTPPGTEDDPSPPILVNIGDLLSYWTAGLLRSTVHRVVFPVAGGAEGETAVDPRYSMAFFCHPVGNAALEPVPSERVRAEGLKAAAREGNPHALKKDEILTADEHLQMRLRASYAGLYGDEGKKRCQ, encoded by the exons ATGGCAACCGCCGCCAAAATTCCGGTCATCGACCTGGCGTCCAAAGACGAGGCGCAGGTTGCAAAGGACCTGGTTGATGCTGCTGTTGAGCATGGCTTTGTGTATATCAAGAATCAAGGCAACGACATTCCGGTGGATGCGATAGACGGTGCCTTTGACCTA GCAAGGAAACTGTTTGCATCCCCGATggaggaaaaggcctccTGCCCCATCCAAAAAGACAATCGCGGATACTCGGGCATGCATGTCGAAACTTTGGACCCTGCAAACCAAAGGGTCGGTGACTTTAAAGA GGCCTTCAACTTTGGCGAGTGCAAAGACGGCAAGCCTCAACAACCGCTCCCGCCAGCCCTCACCCCGCACGCTCATCAAATCGGCGCCTTCTTCGACTACTGCTACCGGCTGGCCCTGAGGCTCAACACGCTCCTCGGCATCGGTCTGGCGACCGACCCGCCGAGCTTCTTCCGCGACGCGCACCTCCGCGAGCGCGGGCCCTCAGGAAGCATCCTGCGTATGCTGCACTATCCACCACTCGGCGATGCAGCGGGAGCATCGGCCGACGACGTGCGGGCCGGCGCACACTCGGACTACGGCAGCCTGACGCTGCTGTTCCGCCTGCGTGGCCAGGCCGGGCTCGAGATCCTGACGCCCGAGGGGAGCTGGGCGCCCGTGCCCGTCACGCCGCCCGGGACCGAGGACGACCCGTCCCCGCCTATCCTGGTAAACATCGGCGACCTCCTCAGCTACTGGACGGCGGGCCTGCTGCGGTCCACGGTGCACCGCGTCGTGTTccccgtcgccggcggcgccgagggTGAGACGGCGGTGGACCCGAGGTACAGCATGGCATTCTTCTGCCACCCGGTCGGGAACGCAGCGCTGGAGCCGGTGCCGAGCGAGAGGGTGCGGGCCGAAGGGCTAAAAGCTGCTGCTAGAGAGGGGAACCCGCATGCGCTAAAGAAGGATGAGATCTTGACCGCAGACGAGCACCTGCAGATGAGGTTGCGGGCGAGCTATGCCGGGCTGTATGGTGATGAGGGTAAAAAACGATGCCAGTAA
- a CDS encoding multidrug resistance-associated protein 2 encodes MAGPPPTHGPGSRSSASNDPDIRRQTQDDSEQVVSDATMSRDADLIRPSAPSPAPKPSADLDDATSSDEEKHQRQSSSESLSLPATATRNGLNRTKSTATDVSATYSTHLRTLQQEWTSRPWYRKLNPLRWGGIPPLPDERAPCPEVDAGFLSKLLFSWQGPLMKTGYRRSLQLTDIWAVNPDRAVEPMSDRVRASFKKRVAAGQRFPLALALHEAFFREFWLGGFCSLISTLMQVLSPFMLRFLIQFATDAYNAANEGAPAPPVGRGAGLIVGVVLMQIAQSLAMNHFIYHGMICGGQSRATLIQMVYEKSMVLSGRAKAGGSKDNNNETKDNKENKDKKKKGSKGGVNPEGQGAGWANGRIVNLMSVDTYRVDQAFGLFHIIWTAPLACIITLIVLVINITYSALAGFALLVIGVPILTRAIKSLFIRRKGINRITDQRVSLTQEILQSVRFVKYFGWESSFIARLHELRAREISAIQMLLSIRNAILAVSLSLPIFASMLSFITYSLSGHGLNPAQIFSSLALFNGLRMPLNLLPLVIGQITDGWSSLKRVEEFLLAEEQNEDVVRRMDGENAIEMHGASFTWEKSPTQKKDGEKEKKPVAAAGKEKPAPENGDGTADGPLTETEREPFHLEELNLAIGRNELIAVIGTVGSGKSSLLAALAGDMRKTAGEVVLGALRAFCPQYSWIQNTTVRDNILFGKEMDESWYREVIKACALEPDLDMLPNGDLTEIGERGITISGGQKQRLNIARAIYFDADMVLMDDPLSAVDAHVGRHIFDNAILGLLGDKCRILATHQLWVLNRCDRIVWMEAGKIQAVGTFDDLVHNHEGFKQLMETHALEEKKDGKKADDESAGDGEDTKDAKEKQPGDIKLKKGKSLMQTEEQAVASVPWSVYDDYIRSSGSILNAPLTIALLLVAQGANIATALWLSYWTSDRFSLPTPVYIGIYAGLAVAQVVLLFGFMVALSVLGTRASRTMLHQAVTRVLRAPMSFFDTTPLGRITNRFSRDVDVMDNNLADAMRMYFFSVSGILSTFALIIAFFHYFAAALVPLFFVFLASTAYYRASAREVKRFESTLRSTLFAKFSEGLSGVACIRAYGLQDRFAADLRAAIDDMNSAYYLTFSNQRWLSIRLDAIGNALVLTTGVLVVTNRFDVPPSIGGLVLSYILSIVQMIQFTVRQLAEVENGMNAVERLRYYGRELESEAPLKTIEVAPSWPQKGEIIFEDVEMRYRPGLPLVLRGLDMKVRGGERIGIVGRTGAGKSSIMSALFRLVELSGGRITIDGLDIATVGLGDLRSRLAIIPQDPTLFKGTVRSNLDPFGEHTDLELWDALRQADLVGPETGSGTGTPTAFQEKEAGGGGGGRIQLDTVVEEDGLNFSLGQRQLMALARALVRGSQIIICDEATSSVDMETDAKIQATMAVGFRGKTLLCIAHRLRTIVGYDRICVMDQGRIAELGEPAELFKMEGGIFRGMCERSGIGERDILAAREGLGIAGGVDE; translated from the exons ATGGCAGGTCCACCACCAACACATGGACCGGGATCCAGGAGCAGTGCCTCCAATGATCCTGATATTAGGCGCCAGACCCAAGATGATAGCGAACAGGTAGTTTCGGATGCCACAATGAGCCGGGACGCCGACCTCATTCGGCCTTCGGCGCCAAGCCCCGCCCCAAAACCCAGTGCCGACCTAGATGACGCTACCTCATCCGACGAGGAAAAGCACCAGCGCCAATCTTCGTCAGAATCCCTTTCACTGCCGGCAACGGCAACAAGAAACGGCTTGAATCGTACAAAAAGCACAGCCACCGACGTATCTGCCACCTACTCGACGCACCTACGCACGCTCCAGCAAGAATGGACCTCCCGGCCATGGTACCGCAAGCTTAACCCATTGCGCTGGGGTGGTATACCCCCACTGCCGGATGAGCGTGCCCCGTGCCCAGAGGTCGACGCCGGCTTCCTGAGCAAACTGCTTTTCTCATGGCAGGGCCCGCTCATGAAGACGGGCTACCGCCGCAGCTTGCAGCTGACTGACATCTGGGCCGTGAACCCAGAccgtgccgtcgagcccatgTCGGATCGCGTGCGGGCCTCTTTCAAGAAGCGCGTCGCCGCTGGGCAGAGGTTCCCGCTCGCCCTCGCTCTCCACGAGGCATTTTTCCGCGAGTTTTGGCTGGGTGGCTTCTGCTCGCTGATATCCACTCTGATGCAGGTCTTGTCGCCTTTCATGTTGCGCTTTCTGATCCAGTTCGCAACGGATGCTTACAACGCCGCCAACGAAGGCGCACCAGCTCCACCAGTGGGGAGGGGAGCTGGGCTGATCGTCGGAGTGGTCCTGATGCAGATCGCGCAGAGCTTGGCTATGAACCACTTTATATACCATGGCATGATATGTGGCGGACAGTCGAGGGCAACCCTGATTCAGATGGTGTATGAGAAGAGTATGGTCCTATCCGGCAGGGCCAAGGCAGGTGGGAGCAaagacaacaacaacgaaACCAAGGACAACAAGGAAAATAAggataagaaaaagaagggaaGCAAAGGCGGCGTCAATCCAGAGGGACAGGGTGCAGGCTGGGCGAATGGCAGGATCGTTAACCTGATGAGCGTGGACACATACCGTGTCGACCAGGCGTTTGGTCTATTCCATATCATCTGGACGGCTCCGCTCGCGTGCATAATCACCTTGATCGTACTGGTCATCAACATTACGTACTCTGCACTTGCCGGCTTCGCACTGTTGGTCATTGGTGTCCCGATCCTCACGCGGGCCATCAAGTCTTTGTTCATACGGCGGAAGGGCATCAATCGCATCACCGATCAGCGCGTCTCTCTTACCCAAGAGATTTTGCAGTCGGTACGGTTCGTCAAGTACTTTGGCTGGGAGAGCAGCTTCATCGCACGGCTTCACGAGCTCCGCGCTCGCGAGATCTCGGCCATCCAGATGCTCCTGTCCATCCGCAACGCAATCTTGGCCGTCAGTCTTTCGCTGCCCATTTTTGCATCCATGCTGTCTTTCATCACATACTCGCTCTCGGGCCACGGCCTAAACCCAGCTCAGATCTTCTCAAGTTTGGCGCTCTTCAATGGCCTGCGCATGCCACTCAACCTGCTCCCGCTTGTCATTGGGCAGATCACCGACGGGTGGTCCTCGCTTAAGAGGGTCGAGGAGTTTCTGCTGGCCGAGGAGCAGAACGAGGATGTGGTGAGGAGAATGGATGGCGAGAATGCCATCGAGATGCACGGGGCCTCCTTCACTTGGGAGAAGTCTCCTACACAGAAGAAGGACGgcgaaaaagagaagaagccTGTTGCTGCCGCGGGCAAGGAGAAGCCTGCACCGGAGAATGGCGACGGCACGGCTGACGGCCCTCTCACAGAGACGGAGCGGGAGCCGTTCCACCTAGAGGAGCTCAACCTGGCCATTGGACGCAACGAGCTCATCGCTGTCATTGGAACAGTGGGCAGTGGCAAATCGTCTCTGCTGGCCGCGCTGGCTGGAGACATGCGCAAAACGGCAGGAGAGGTTGTTTTGGGAGCTTTGAGAGCCTTTTGTCCCCAGTACTCGTGGATCCAAAACACGACGGTGCGGGACAACATTCTGTTTGGAAAGGAGATGGACGAGTCCTGGTATAGGGAGGTCATCAAAGC ATGTGCCCTTGAGCCTGACTTGGACATGCTCCCCAACGGCGATCTGACCGAGATTGGTGAACGCGGCATCACCATTTCGGGAGGACAGAAGCAACGTCTCAACATTGCGCGCGCAATCTATTTCGATGCCGACATGGTTCTCATGGACGATCCACTGAGTGCCGTTGACGCTCATGTTGGGCGCCACATCTTTGACAACGCAATCCTAGGTTTACTAGGCGACAAGTGCCGGATCCTGGCGACACATCAACTCTGGGTCCTCAACCGCTGTGACCGCATAGTATGGATGGAGGCTGGTAAGATCCAAGCCGTTGGCACCTTTGATGATCTTGTACACAACCATGAAGGGTTCAAGCAGCTCATGGAAACCCATGCGCTCGAGGAAAAGAAGGATGGAAAGAAGGCCGACGACGAAAGCGCCGGGGATGGTGAAGACACCAAGGACGCCAAGGAGAAGCAGCCTGGCGACATCAAGCTTAAGAAGGGCAAGTCCCTGATGCAGACCGAAGAGCAGGCCGTGGCTAGCGTGCCGTGGTCAGTCTACGACGATTACATCCGGTCTTCGGGCAGCATCCTAAACGCACCCCTGACTATAGCACTGCTTCTCGTGGCTCAGGGTGCCAATATTGCCACGGCGTTGTGGCTGTCGTACTGGACTTCGGACCGATTCTCGTTGCCAACGCCGGTATACATTGGTATCTACGCCGGGCTGGCTGTCGCCCAGGTGGTGCTTCTGTTCGGATTCATGGTCGCCCTTTCAGTGTTGGGGACGAGGGCGTCGAGGACCATGTTGCACCAGGCAGTCACGAGGGTGCTGCGCGCGCCCATGTCTTTCTTTGACACGACGCCCCTGGGCCGCATCACGAACCGATTTTCCCGCGATGTCGACGTCATGGACAACAACTTGGCCGATGCCATGCGCATGTACTTTTTCTCCGTGTCGGGCATTTTGTCCACCTTTGCACTCATCATTGCCTTCTTTCACTACTTTGCCGCCGCGCTTGTGCCCCTGTTTTTCGTCTTTCTGGCGTCCACGGCATACTACCGCGCCTCGGCTCGCGAGGTCAAGCGGTTTGAATCGACGCTTCGGTCCACTCTGTTTGCCAAATTCAGCGAGGGTCTCAGCGGCGTGGCTTGCATTCGAGCCTACGGACTGCAGGACCGCTTCGCTGCCGATCTCAGGGCCGCCATCGACGACATGAACTCGGCCTACTACCTGACCTTTTCGAACCAGAGGTGGCTTTCGATCCGGCTCGATGCCATCGGCAACGCTCTCGTCCTGACAACGGGCGTTCTGGTGGTCACTAACCGCTTTGACGTGCCGCCGTCCATCGGTGGGCTCGTGCTCAGTTACATCCTCTCCATTGTTCAGATGATCCAGTTCACCGTCCGGCAGTTGGCCGAGGTGGAGAACGGCATGAACGCCGTCGAGCGGCTTCGGTACTATGGCCGGGAGCTCGAGTCAGAGGCGCCACTCAAAACTATCGAAGTGGCGCCCTCGTGGCCCCAAAAGGGTGAGATTATCTTTGAGGACGTCGAGATGCGGTATAGACCTGGTCTCCCCCTGGTACTTCGTGGCTTAGACATGAAGGTCCGCGGCGGCGAGAGGATTGGCATTGTGGGGAGAACGGGTGCTGGCAAGAGCAGTATCATGAGCGCCCTGTTCCGGCTCGTCGAGCTGTCTGGGGGCAGGATCACCATTGATGGTCTGGACATTGCCACAGTCGGGCTGGGCGACCTCCGTTCCAGGTTGGCCATCATACCGCAAGACCCAACCCTCTTCAAGGGTACGGTGCGAAGCAACCTGGACCCATTCGGCGAGCACACAGACCTCGAGCTCTGGGATGCGTTGAGGCAGGCAGATCTGGTCGGGCCCGAGACGGGCAGCGGGACCGGCACGCCAACTGCCTTCCAGGAGAAGGAGgcaggcggcggtggcggcggacgCATCCAGCTCGACACGGTGGTTGAGGAAGATGGGCTCAACTTCTCGCTCGGTCAGCGCCAGCTGATGGCGCTTGCGCGAGCGCTCGTCAGGGGCTCACAGATCATCATTTGCGACGAGGCAACGTCGAGCGTAGACATGGAGACGGACGCCAAGATCCAGGCCACGATGGCGGTTGGTTTCCGGGGCAAGACGCTGCTGTGCATCGCGCACCGGCTGAGGACCATTGTTGGCTACGATCGCATCTGCGTCATGGATCAGGGGCGCATCGCCGAGCTGGGCGAGCCGGCAGAGCTGTTCAAGATGGAGGGCGGCATCTTCAGGGGCATGTGCGAGCGGAGCGGCATAGGGGAGAGGGACATCTTGGCTGCGAGGGAGGGGCTGGGAATTGCTGGTGGTGTTGATGaatga
- a CDS encoding C6 transcription factor — protein sequence MQTDLRRGSSGNHQSSPVADGNRADAQNNSGDEGQPLSDSDNDLDDQVDLVRNGKRKRPISVSCELCKQRKVKCDRGQPSCGWCSRNGASCEYKERKKPGLRAGYGRELEQRLDKLEAILRSHQEILQTSMDGGSSHLPGLHHPKAPSSVRGSIHSLPSDHGTPRETQPPPFTRSDSSIRTPQAETALFLQKPSSYPPAPSAQHHSQSMEFGLHPPTPTMRDGFQSQIGPPAGISPTNSHSHIRGTSTMSSAAYDYYNPTSTASTTSSHPHHQSPSTMTQNQAQIASDHELPPYDLLYALVDLYFKHINTWCPILHRKMTLAALFDSPVPEETDKILLHAIVATTLRYSSDTRLTEESRRRYHDVSKKRVLLYGMENSSVKSLQALVILALDLCGAGNGPPGWNIMALITRSVVQLGLSVESNSFSVSPNFTSIYTLRAMILPEPRDFIEEESRRRLFWMVYLLDRYATISTAFDFALDDKEIDRALPCRDDLWTKNQKVETKRFRAKGTNPQHDESTTHEYEINKPENLGAFSYYIEIVTILSQIHKFLKQPVDISALSDVEQWQMRYKELDNTLTNWKFNLPGEYCSMAKLFQPGSAKTLNCGWVMLHATYHTATIRLHSSAAYPTTRSPIFTPSYSASQRCHSAVENIAALGEFVLTNNLLPKLGPPFAFTLWVAARVLLVHGSTVEHKVSPQIGFFVDALKEMGRYWPVARRYCELLQRVLDEYHDSARHGDVGFTPSSVKILADMRRTAFDLDFLISRQPHQQTAAAHGGSTGAASLAAPAGAAPTAQGFGSRYPSITPARTPQPNELEYLDVFDFFNYPRLPPGAPAEGNANAHGNGAGNGNGEGGGGEGGGEGAAVVPSNEFNITDFIMDVNRDWLFKQEGTGNFVS from the exons ATGCAGACCGATCTGCGCCGTGGGAGCAGCGGGAACCATCAGTCGTCGCCCGTCGCAGATGGCAATCGGGCAGATGCTCAGAACAACAGCGGCGATGAGGGTCAACCCCTCAGCGATTCCGACAATGATCTTGACGACCAGGTTGATTTGGTTCGGAACGGCAAGCGAAAGAGGCCAATTTCAGTCTC GTGCGAATTGTGCAAGCAGAGAAAA GTAAAATGTGATCGTGGACAACCATCATGCGGGTGGTGCAGTCGCAACGGCGCCAGTTGCGAGTACAAGGAACGCAAAAAGCCTGGTCTTCGTGCAGGATATGGAAGGGAACTTGAGCAACGGCTGGACAAGCTCGAGGCGATACTGCGATCGCATCAAGAGATCCTTCAAACCTCAATGGACGGCGGTAGCAGCCATCTCCCAGGTCTCCATCATCCCAAAGCACCCTCCAGCGTTCGAGGTAGCATCCACAGCCTACCTAGTGACCATGGCACACCAAGAGAAACGCAACCCCCTCCGTTTACTAGGTCCGACAGTTCTATACGGACTCCTCAGGCGGAAACGGCTCTCTTCCTGCAAAAGCCGTCATCTTACCCACCGGCACCATCCGCACAGCACCACTCACAGTCAATGGAGTTTGGATTGCATCCACCAACGCCAACCATGCGCGATGGGTTTCAATCCCAGATTGGCCCTCCAGCTGGCATATCCCCTACCAACTCCCATAGCCACATCCGTGGCACAAGTACAATGTCGAGCGCAGCATACGATTACTACAACCCAACAAGTACAGCTTCAACAACAAGCAgtcatcctcatcatcagTCGCCATCTACAATGACGCAGAATCAGGCACAGATAGCATCCGACCACGAGCTACCCCCATATGATCTATTGTACGCCCTCGTCGACCTTTACTTCAAACACATCAACACCTGGTGCCCAATATTACATCGGAAAATGACGCTTGCCGCCCTCTTTGACTCTCCAGTGCCTGAAGAGACGGACAAGATACTCCTTCATGCTATCGTGGCTACAACGCTAAGGTACTCTTCCGATACCCGGTTGACCGAAGAGAGCCGACGAAGATACCATGACGTCTCCAAGAAAAGGGTCCTATTGTATGGCATGGAAAACTCGTCGGTTAAATCTCTACAGGCACTCGTCATACTTGCCTTGGACTTGTGTGGTGCCGGCAATGGGCCACCAGGCTGGAACATAATGGCACTGATCACACGGTCAGTTGTCCAGCTCGGATTGTCGGTGGAAAGCAACTCGTTCTCCGTCTCGCCAAACTTTACCTCTATTTACACTTTACGGGCCATGATACTGCCGGAGCCGAGAGACTTTATAGAAGAAGAGTCTAGGCGGAGGCTTTTCTGGATGGTGTATCTGCTCGACCGGTACGCAACCATCTCGACTGCTTTTGACTTTGCGCTCGACGATAAAGAGATCGATCGGGCACTTCCATGTCGAGACGACCTCTGGACCAAGAACCAAAAGGTCGAGACGAAAAGGTTTCGTGCCAAGGGTACCAACCCACAACACGACGAATCGACAACCCACGAATACGAGATCAACAAGCCCGAGAACCTCGGAGCCTTTAGTTATTACATTGAGATTGTGACGATCCTTTCTCAAATCCACAAATTCCTCAAGCAGCCTGTCGACATTTCGGCGCTCAGTGACGTCGAGCAGTGGCAGATGCGATACAAGGAGTTGGATAATACCTTGACGAACTGGAAGTTCAACCTGCCCGGCGAGTACTGCAGCATGGCTAAGCTGTTTCAGCCCGGAAGTGCCAAAACACTCAACTGTGGCTGGGTCATGCTGCACGCCACCTATCATACGGCAACCATCCGGCTACATTCATCTGCGGCGTACCCGACCACAAGGTCACCGATTTTCACACCATCGTACTCGGCATCACAGCGTTGTCACTCGGCCGTGGAGAACATAGCAGCCCTGGGCGAGTTTGTGCTGACCAACAACCTCTTGCCCAAGCTGGGTCCGCCATTCGCCTTTACACTGTGGGTAGCTGCACGGGTTCTGCTGGTCCACGGCTCCACGGTCGAACACAAAGTCAGCCCACAGATCGGCTTCTTTGTCGACGCCCTCAAGGAGATGGGCAGGTACTGGCCGGTGGCCAGGCGGTACTGCGAACTGCTGCAGAGAGTGCTTGACGAGTACCACGACAGCGCGAGGCACGGAGATGTGGGCTTCACGCCGAGCAGCGTCAAGATCTTGGCGGACATGCGCCGGACGGCGTTTGATCTCGACTTTTTGATCAGTAGACAGCCACACCAACAAACTGCAGCAGCACATGGCGGCAGCACTGGCGCGGCTTCCCTAGCGGCTCCGGCAGGTGCAGCGCCGACGGCTCAGGGCTTTGGCAGCAGATACCCCAGCATCACGCCCGCGCGGACGCCGCAGCCCAACGAGCTCGAGTACCTCGACGTCTTTGACTTTTTCAACTATCCGCGACTGCCTCCCGGTGCACCGGCGGAGGGCAATGCGAATGCGCACGGGAACGGAGCTGGAAACGGCAACGGggagggcggcggtggcgaggGCGGCGGGGAGGGTGCGGCCGTCGTGCCAAGCAACGAGTTCAATATAACGGATTTCATAATGGACGTCAACAGGGATTGGCTGTTCAAACAGGAAGGGACTGGGAACTTTGTCAGTTGA